One stretch of Pararhizobium qamdonense DNA includes these proteins:
- a CDS encoding ABC transporter permease, whose amino-acid sequence MSTPSLRYRLAARGFDGTTLLILPGLAVMLGLFIYPFLYGLADSVMPKEGPWYANYVTFFSDPFQYRTIASTLWLALPVTIVNLAFAVPIAFRVRLMTRQRLLTTILVLPITLGTVFVADGLLTFLGPQGWFNRVLVLIGLLDAPMKLTNNYWGVFASLVITGFPFAFLLTLSYVTGIDPAIEQAAATLGANARQRFMKVFLPLLVPGLAVTFCLAFVQAFAVFPSAVLLGAPAGPTRVISIAAYQAAFEQYDHSLGTAIAMVMGAVELVVVLIVLGARSFFYRGPTGGTKG is encoded by the coding sequence ATGAGCACGCCGTCGCTTCGCTACCGGCTTGCTGCGCGCGGTTTCGACGGCACGACGCTGCTGATCCTGCCGGGGCTTGCGGTCATGCTCGGGCTGTTCATCTATCCGTTCCTCTACGGACTTGCCGATTCGGTCATGCCGAAGGAAGGCCCCTGGTATGCCAATTACGTCACCTTCTTCAGCGACCCTTTCCAGTACCGCACGATTGCCTCGACGCTCTGGCTGGCGCTGCCGGTCACGATCGTCAATCTCGCCTTTGCCGTGCCGATCGCATTTCGCGTCCGGCTGATGACGCGCCAAAGGCTGCTGACCACGATCCTGGTGCTGCCGATCACGCTCGGCACGGTGTTCGTGGCCGACGGGCTTTTGACGTTTCTGGGGCCGCAGGGCTGGTTCAACCGCGTGCTGGTGCTGATCGGTCTTCTGGATGCGCCGATGAAGCTGACCAACAACTATTGGGGCGTGTTTGCCTCGCTGGTCATCACCGGCTTTCCCTTCGCTTTCCTTTTGACGCTGTCCTACGTGACCGGCATCGACCCGGCGATCGAACAGGCCGCCGCAACGCTCGGCGCCAATGCCCGCCAGCGGTTCATGAAAGTCTTCCTGCCGCTTCTGGTGCCGGGACTTGCCGTCACCTTCTGTCTGGCTTTCGTGCAGGCCTTTGCGGTCTTTCCCTCAGCCGTGCTGCTCGGTGCTCCGGCAGGCCCGACGCGGGTGATCTCGATTGCCGCCTATCAAGCAGCCTTCGAGCAATATGACCATTCGCTGGGAACGGCGATTGCGATGGTCATGGGGGCGGTGGAGCTGGTCGTGGTGCTGATCGTTTTGGGCGCGCGCTCGTTTTTCTATCGCGGGCCGACCGGGGGGACGAAGGGATGA
- a CDS encoding ABC transporter permease: MIRDQGLVSKIWRFAVWAVAGLFILNLIGVIAAVVVNSFATRWLGTWLPIGLTTKWYFSAWKEFQLSSVVLVTFQIVFTVVLISGVLGVTTAYALARRDFPGKRVVVLLFLLPLLIPPLTYGIPLATVLYQLGLGGSFWGVVLINLVPSLPFVVLVMIPFIEQIDPRIEAAARVFGAGTGSLFLRILLPLLLPGMLAALLLVLVRTIAMFELTFLIAGPTSQTLVVSLYYAVFASGVRAGQSIDAMAVIYMVTTLFWLILALQFVNPSQIVARAKQQPAS; this comes from the coding sequence ATGATCCGTGATCAGGGCCTCGTATCGAAAATCTGGCGTTTTGCCGTCTGGGCGGTTGCCGGCCTGTTCATTCTCAACCTCATCGGCGTGATTGCCGCCGTGGTGGTGAATTCCTTTGCCACGCGCTGGCTCGGCACCTGGCTGCCGATCGGCCTGACGACGAAATGGTATTTCAGCGCCTGGAAGGAATTCCAGCTGTCGAGCGTCGTGCTCGTGACCTTCCAGATCGTCTTCACGGTGGTGCTGATTTCCGGGGTGCTTGGGGTAACCACGGCCTATGCGCTGGCGCGGCGGGATTTTCCGGGCAAGCGCGTCGTCGTGCTGCTGTTCCTTCTGCCTTTGCTCATTCCGCCGCTGACCTACGGCATTCCGCTGGCCACCGTGCTTTACCAGCTTGGTCTTGGCGGCTCCTTCTGGGGCGTCGTGCTGATCAATCTCGTGCCCTCGCTGCCCTTCGTCGTTCTGGTGATGATCCCCTTCATCGAGCAGATCGATCCGCGCATCGAGGCGGCGGCGCGCGTCTTCGGGGCCGGGACCGGCAGCCTGTTTCTGCGCATCCTCTTGCCGCTTTTGCTGCCCGGCATGCTGGCGGCGCTGCTTCTGGTGCTGGTGCGCACCATCGCGATGTTCGAGCTGACCTTTCTCATCGCCGGACCAACAAGCCAGACGCTGGTGGTTTCGCTCTATTACGCCGTGTTTGCCTCCGGCGTCAGGGCCGGGCAGTCGATCGACGCCATGGCGGTGATCTACATGGTGACGACGCTGTTCTGGCTGATCCTGGCGCTGCAATTCGTCAATCCCTCGCAGATCGTCGCCCGCGCCAAACAGCAGCCCGCATCATGA